The genome window TAAGTTTTACGAATTTGGCGGCGGGATCCTTGAGAGTGTGGTTTATAGCGCGCAAAAATCTCCCGTTTGCGAGGCGTTTTTCGGCGGCGAACCTATAAACGCCAGAAGCGTAATGAACTACTACGTGGGCGCATCTGACGAGTTTTTCGCTACCGTGATCGACGCGAAGATAGTCGGCAATAAGGGCTTTGAGATAAAAAATTTGGATTTTAAATTTAACCTGCCAAGCGGCAAACTAGCCGAAGCTAAAGAGCAGGCGACCTCTGCGAAATTTAGAAAAGATGTCATCGAGCAAGACCTCAAAAAGCAAGGGCGTATCCTGCTAAACATACTTTGCTACTATAGCATGCCGAACAAGTAGGCGTTTGTGGCGGGTAATCACCCGCCGAATTTGACGCAGAATCGAATTTGCTTGCGTCAAATTTAGGCTACTAATATATTTAAATTTTAATTTCCACAGCTACTTCAAATTTGGCATTTGTCTAAAATTTGAGCCGCTCGCCGTGACCCGCACTGCAAAAATGCCGATTTTCGGTTAAATTTAGAGCCGAATCAATAACTACAAACAGAATATTTTTAGCTTGCCGTATGAAATTTAGGCTCTTGTTTTATTTGTCAAATTTGTCTCGTTTTCGTCCCTTTGGTTTATCAAGTTTTTATGCGAATTTAAGTAAAATCAACCAAAATTTTTTAAAGGCTAAAAATGGACAAAACTACCGTAGAAGCGCACAAAATCAGCGATGAAGAGTATGAAGAGATCTTAAAAATCCTAGGCCGCGAGCCGAATTTACTAGAGCTTGGCATATTTTCAGCAATGTGGAGCGAGCACTGCAGCTACAAATCAAGTAAAAAATACCTAAACGGCTTTCCGACAAAAGCACCTTGGGTCATCCAAGGACCTGGCGAAAATGCTGGCGTCATCGACGTTGGCGATGGGATCGCAGCTGTGTTTAAGATGGAGAGTCATAACCACCCAAGCTTTATCGAGCCATTTCAGGGTGCTGCCACTGGCGTTGGTGGAATTTTAAGAGATGTCTTTACGATGGGTGCAAGAGTCGTTGCAAACATGAACTCACTTCGTTTTGGCGAGATAAGAGGCGATGGCGAACTAGCCAAAAAGCATAGATATTTACTAAAAGGAAGCGTGGCTGGTATTGGACACTACGGCAACTGCATGGGTATTCCAACAGTTGGCGGCGAAACCACATTTGATCCTAGCTTTAATGGCAATATCCTAATTAATGCCTTTGCACTTGGGCTTTGCAAAAGTGATGAAATTTTCTACGGTAAGGCTGAAGGTGTGGGCAACCCAGTCATTTACGTGGGCTCAAAGACCGGCAGAGACGGCCTTGGTGGCGCTGTTATGGCTAGTGATAGCTTTAATGATGAGAATAAATCGCTTCGTCCAACTGTGCAAGTAGGCGATCCATTTGCCGAGAAGCTACTCATGGAAGCGTGCTTGGAGCTCTTTAAAAAAGACTATATCATCGGCATCCAAGATATGGGCGCAGCAGGACTAACTAGCTCTAGCTTTGAGATGGCTGGCAGAAGCGGTAGCGGCATGAAGATGTATCTAGACCGCGTGCCAATGCGAGAAACTGGCATGACGCCTTATGAGCTAATGCTAAGCGAGTCTCAAGAGCGCATGCTAATATGCGCCAAAAAAGGCTTTGAGCAAAAAGTGCTTGAAATTTTTAGAAAGTGGGATCTTGACGCTGAGATCATCGGCGAGGTCACAAGTAGCGGCGTGATGCAGCTTTACTGGCATGGTGAGCTAGCAGGCGAAATCCCTATCGGCCCACTTAGTGAGGCAGCTCCGGTGCTTGATCGCCCAGTTGCACGTCCAAAATACCTTGATGAGATAGCAAATTTAGAAATTCCAAATAATGTTGATAACAAAACCGCATTTTTTAAGCTTTTAAAAGAGCCAGAAGTACTAAATAAAAGCTTTATCTATGATCAATATGACGCAAATATCCAGACAAATACTATAAAGCAGCCTGGGCACTTAGGCGCTGCAAGTATCAGAGTAAAAGGTACTAAAAAGGCTGTCTCTATGGCTGCGCAGTGCGATCCTAGAGCAAATTTTGTTGATCCTAAAATTGGCGCTGCAAGAGCGGTCGCTGCAGCTGGCAGAAAGGTAGCGATGAGTGGTGCTGTACCACTTGCGATCACCGACTGCCTAAACTACGGCAACCCACAAAATCCAGAGGTAATGTGGCAGTTTAAAGAAGGATGTGAAGGCATAAAAGAGGCTTGCCGTGAGCTAAATACACCAGTCGTTAGTGGCAACGTGAGCCTTTATAACGACACTGACGGCGTTAGCGTCTATCCAACGCCAGCCATCGTCACGGTTGGAGTAAATGAAGATGCAAATTTAAACCTAAAAAGCACATTTTTAAGCGAGGGCAGGGCGATTTACCTTCTTGGCGAGACAAGTGGAGAATTTGCAGCTTCGCTTTACGCAAAGGCGCTATTTGATGTGGTCGGCGGAAAGCTAAAAGAGATTGATTATAAAGCTGAGCGAGCTCTTTGGGATCTAATAATCGAAGCAAATAAAGAGCAAATTTTAGAGTTTGCAAATAGCGTGGGTGTGGGCGGTCTTGCTATCACGCTAGCAAAAATGGCTAGCATCTCAAACATCGGCGTAAATTGTGAAGTGAAATTTAAAGAGCCAAATTTTATCTTTGACGAGAGCTTTTCAAGAGCGGTTGTGGGCGTGAAAGATGAGGCTAAATTTGAAGCGCTTGCGGCTAAATTTGGTGTGAAATTTGAAAAGATCGGCGTTAGTGGTGGCAGAAGATTTAAACTAAATGATATCGATGAGAGTGTGGATGAGATAAGAGAAATTTATCTAAATGAGTTTGCAAAAATCGTTAGAAAAGAGGATTAAAAAATGGCTTTAAAAAAGAGCAAGGTCGCTGAGGCTGAAAATGAGCAAAAGGAAACAGAGCAAGTTGAAAAGCGAGGCGTAGCAAAGCCGCCAGTGCTTTTTAGTAAGACACAAAATTTAATAAAATCGATCGAAAAAAGACTAAATGCTACTTTGATAACTTACTATAATTCAAATGCTGGTAGCGTTTGTGGCAACGATGCGAGTGCTATGTATGAAATTTTAAAGGGTAAAAAGATAGATACTGCTTATCTTTTTATAAAAAGTGACGGCGGAAGTGGTATTGCCGCTCTTAGGATCATTACTACACTTAGAAATTACTGCAAAAATTTAATAGCCTTAATACCTGCAAACTGCGCCTCGGCTGCTACCATGATGGCACTTGGTGCAAATGAGATCGTCATGGGGCCACTTGCCTATCTAACGCCTGTTGATACCTCGCTCAAACACGAGCTTAGCCCGACAAACAAAGGTAATGAGCTTGTGAGCGTTTCGATGGATGAACTTAGTCGTGTGGTCAAGCTTTGGAAAGAGCAAGATAAAGATAGGCCAAATGATACAAACCCTTATAACTCACTTTATGAGTATATCCATCCGCTAGTATTTGGTGCGGTTGATCGTGCTAGCTCGCTATCGCTTAAGATTTGCACCGAGCTTCTTAGGTATCACATCGAGGACGATAAAAAGATCGCAGAAATTTCTGAAAGGCTAAATGGCGACTACCCAGCTCATGAATATCCAATCCTCTTTAGAGAGGCGCACGAGATCGGCCTTCATGTAAAAAAGATGGATGATGATCTAAATGAAATGCTTCAGGAGCTAACGCTACTTTACTCTGAGATGGGTCAGCGAGCTTTTACTGACTATGATGAAAATAGCTACCACGATAACAATATCGCAAATATCATTGAAACAAATGGCAAGCAAATTTATTATCAGATAGATAAAGACTGGTTCTACCGCCCTGAAGAGCGTCGCTGGAATGTGATGAACGACGAGAGCTCTTGGCGTAAAAACGAGCTAGTAAATGGCAAAATAAAAAATACTATCTATCACTTGTGGTAACATGTCTGGTATCTTATTTTTATTGATACTAGGCGGTGCTATATTTTTGCTGCTAAAGGTACAGTTAAGCAATAACCGCAGAAAACAAGCAAACGTAAATGAGGCTAAATTTTTAGTCTCACTCTTGGCAAAAGTGGCTAAAAGTGACGGCAGAGTAGGCGAGTTAGAAGCTAGGCTTATTAGTCAGGTACTTGATGATCTAAGTAAAAAAGTTAGTGGCGTTAGCGGTGTGCGTGAGTATCTAAAAGATGTCTATAATAGTCAAAAAGAGAATGTAGATAACGCCTATGAAACTGCTAGAAACTATAAGCGTGCGTTTAATCTAAACTACGATACATGTGTCGCTAGACTCACATTTTTTCTAAATTTAGCCTATATTGATGGAGAATTTAACAAAAGCGAGCAAGATGTTATAAGAAATATCGCTTATGGATTTGGCATCGACAAAGAGACGCTTGATGAGATAATCTATAAATTTGATAGCTTTTATGGTTCAAGATTTGAGGCAAATCCCGATGAAATGGTCCAAGAAAAAGATGCATTTGAGGTTTTAGGACTTAGTAAAAATGCAAGTCTTGAAGAGGTAAAAGCTCGCTATAAAGAGCTTGTAAGGCAGTATCATCCCGACATTTTAATGGGTAGGGGCGAGAGTAAAGAGGTGATAGAGCGCTCAACTAAAAAGCTTCAGGAGATAAACGAGGCTTATGGACGATTAAAAGAGAAATTTGGAGTTTAGATGAAGAAAATTGCTATTTTGCTTTTGGCGGCGGTTGCCTTTTGTAAAGAGCTAAGCGTGACCGATCTTAATGGCAATGAGATCAAATTTGAACTAAAAAATAACGCACTTTTTGAAAATGGTAAAAAAATAGGCGACTACAACAAAACAAGTAGTGTTAGTATTATTCTCGCCAGCTATAGTGGCATGGAGGGTAGTTTTAAGGCCGTAAAGACTAAAAATTTAAATGAATTTAAAGAGTATATATTTTCAGATGAAGGCGGCATAAAGGTCGTCAAATTTAGCTCAAAAGCGCCGATATGTGAGGCTTTTAGCAAAGGTGAAGCGATAAATTTAAGCGTGCTAAATTCTAGCTACTTTAATGGCAGACAAATTTCAAGATATGCTTTTAGTGTTGATATCGTTGATGGCAAGTTAGAAAATTTAAATAAAAATAGCCATTTTGTCATAAAATCAAGCGATGAAAATTTAAAAAAACTTGAAAGCATAACAGAACAAAATATTAAAAAAGATACAGCTATGGGGTTACTTGTGCTTGAAAAAGCGATGTGTTTGGCAGAGAAATAAAATAAATTTAATCAATCTAAAGGAGAAAAAATGAGAGAAATTTTGCTAGCAGTTATTATAGCGATAGGATTAAGCGGGTGTTTTGCTCCTCCAGAACCTATGTATTTTAAGACGCAAGACAAGGTTGTCGAATATAGTTTTGACGACAAAGGTAAATTATATGAAGATGGAAAATTACTCGGAGACTACACTGATATCTCACGGGAAACACAGGTGTTACTTAGAGATGATAGTGGCAAATCCTATGTAAATTTCAATATTTATAAAACAAAAGGCGTGAAGTCGGCAACTATATATCTGTTTCAGCGAGAATCGGAATTTGCTGCTATCACAACAAAGGGTAGTGGTGATAGCATTTGTTACGCTTATATGGCAGGAGAGAATTTAGATATTAGTGGATTCGCAAGTGTTTATAACAAAGAAGATATACTTTTTTCATACACTTTTGAGGGCACGTTAGACAAAAAAGAGTCCAAAATGCAAAAAATTAATGAATTGTATGTTAGTAGAAGTTTCTTGGATGCTAATGGTGGCGAGGAAAAATCAAAAGTGATTAGTGGAGAGATAATCAAGCTATATGGTTCTCATAAGCTAAAATTTATAAGAGATATTTTGAGTAAAGAGTGTAGATGATAAAATTTAATAAAGGAGAAAAAATGAGAGCATTGCTTAGCGTTAGCGATAAAGAGGGCATTGTAGAGTTTGCAAAGGGGCTAGAAGAGCTTGGCTGGCAGATACTTTCAACTGGCGGCACCTATAAACTTTTAAAGACTGAGGGTGTCAAAGCGACTGAAGTTAGCGAATTTACGGCGTCACCTGAGATGTTTGAGGGCAGGGTAAAGACTCTTCATCCAAAAATACATGGCGGTATTTTACATAAGCGCGACGATGCTACACATGTGGCTCAGGCAAAAGAGTATGGCATCGAGGGCATTGACCTAGTTTGCGTAAATTTATATCCATTTAAAGAGACTACCATCAGGACTGATGACTTTGCTGAGATCATCGAAAATATCGACATCGGCGGCCCAGCTATGGTAAGAAGTGCTGCTAAAAACTTTAAAGACGTACTTATAGTTACAAGTGTGCTTGATTATGATGAAATTTTAAAGCGCTTAAAAGAAAAAAGCGATGGTTACGAGTTTAGAAGATCGCTGATGATAAAGGCTTACGAGCACACAGCAGCTTATGATAGCATGATCGCAAACTATATGAATGATAGATTTAACGGCGGTTTTGGCGATGCTAGATTTATCGTGGGAAGTAAGGTTTTTAACACCAGATACGGCGAAAATCCACATCAAAAAGGCGCGCTTTATGAGTTTGATTATTTCTTTACAAACAACTTTAGAGCCCTAAAAGGCGAGGCTAGCTTTAATAACATGACCGATATAAACGGAGCATTGATGCTTGCAACTAGCTTTGATGATGCTCCAGCAGTGGCTATCATCAAGCACGCTAACCCTTGCGGCTTTGCAGTAAAAGATACCTTGCTTGAGAGCTACGAGGCTGCGCTTAAGTGCGATCCGATCTCAGCTTACGGCGGTGTGGTTGCAATAAATGGCACACTTGATGAGAAGCTAGCAAAAAAGATAAATGAAATTTACGTTGAGGTAATAATCGCTGCAAATGTCGATGATGCAGCTCTTAAAGTATTTGAGAGTAAAAAACGCATCAAAATTTTCACTCAAGACAATAAATTTTTAGTTCGCTCAAATGATAAATTTGACTTTAAGCACGTTGATGGTGGATTTGTATTTCAAGAAAGAGACTATGTAAAAGACGAAGAGCTTGAAAATATGAAGCAAATGAGTAAGAAATTTGCAACTGGTGGCGAGCTAAAAGATGCTCAGATCGCGTGGAAAGTGGCTGCGCTAACGAAGAGCAACTGTGTAGTTTATGTAAAAGATGGCGCAATGGTAGCTATTGGCATGGGTATGACAAGCCGCGTTGATGCTGCTCGTGCGGCCGTGGCAAAGGCAAAAGAGCTAAAGATCGATCTAAGTGGCTGCGTACTTGCAAGTGAGGCATTCTTTCCGTTTAGAGATAGTATCGATATCGCCAGCAAAGTGGGCGTAAAATGCGTCATCGAGCCAGGCGGTAGCATCAGAGATGATGAGGTGATAGAGGCTGCTGATGAGCATGGCATGTCGCTATACTTTACTGGCGTTAGACACTTTTTACACTAAAATTTAGGGGCGCTTGCCCCTTTCTTCACACTTTATAACTTTAATTTTCGTATAATCTTTCAAAAATGAAAGGAGATAGAATGAAAAAAATCTTAAAATTTATCTTAATGGCGGCAGTGTTTTTTGGTCTAAATTTGATGGCAAAAGATGAGCTTATAAAGGAGCAGACGATGGCAGGGCAAAATTTAAAAGAAATTTATCTAGCAGGCGGTTGCTTTTGGGGTATGCAGGGATATTTTAAAAAGATATTTGGCGTAGTGGATACAAAGGTAGGCTACGCGAATGGCAAGAGCGAAAATACTAGCTACCGCGAGCTTCATGAGAGTGATCATGCTGAGACACTTTATGTAAAATACGACGAAAATAGAGTCGCTTTGGCTGAAATTTTGGCTCACTTTTTTAGAGTGATCGATCCGACCTCGCTAAACAAACAAGGCAATGACGTTGGTAGGCAGTATAGAAGCGGAATTTACTATGTGAGCGAAAGTGATCTGCCAACGATAGAGAGCTTTATGAAGATAGAGCAAAAGAAATTTAAAGATAAGATCGTGGTTGAGGTGGCGCCACTTAAAAATTTCGTCTTAGGCGAAGAGTATCATCAAGACTATCTTGATAAAAATCCTTTTGGATATTGTCACATTGATCTAGGCTTAGCTGATAAACCGCTTTACGATGAGGCGAAATTTAAGCCGCTTAGTAAAGATGAGCTAAAGAAAAATTTAAGTAGCGAGCAGTATGCCGTGACGCAAGAAGCAGCGACTGAGAGGCCATTTAGTAGCGAGTATGATAAATTTGATCAAAAAGGAATTTATGTAGATATCACGAGTGGAAAGCCACTTTTCTCAAGTGCAGATAAATTTGATGCAGGATGTGGCTGGCCAAGCTTTACAAAGCCTATCACGACAACAGCTCTTTCGTATAAGGAGGACAACTCGTTTATGATGAAAAGGGTCGAAGTTAAGTCTCAAAATAGCGATGCGCACCTTGGGCATGTTTTTGACGATGGCCCAAGCAATAAGGGTGGGCTAAGATATTGCATAAACGGTGCGAGCCTTAAATTTATACCGCTTGAAGACATGGCTAGGCTGGGATATGAGGAATTTATACCTTACGTAAAATAGCTTTTGTTGAAGCAAATCAATAGTTTAAAAAGTTTAATCAGAGTATAATTCTCCAAAATTAAAAGGAGAAAAAATGAGCGATTTTTTCAAAAATGCGGAGCAGTTTAATGTCGATGGTGCAACCGTGCCATTTTATAAATTTAATGAAAATGGTGTAAATTTTGTTGGCTTTGACTCACGTCCTTGCGTGCCGCCAGAGCCAATGGTCAATGCATTAATCGCTATTAAATTTGCTGATAAAAACACAAAAATTATGATGCTAAATCATAAATTTCCAGCTGGTCTTATACCAAAGATAGATAAGAGCTTTGATATAGAGCGTGAAGATATAGATGGTGGGGCTGTAAAGATGATTTTTAGCCTAAAAGACGGTGCAAACATAGAAGACGTAGATACGAGTCTTTGCCACTAAGATGCTTTTAAATACTTATGCACCACCATTTAAGCTAGTTGGTGGATATTTTATTGCTGGAATTTTCTTTTTAGTATTAAGTGTGGTGGCATTCTTTTATGCAGATTTTGATGCTATCAGCTCACTAAATACAGCTGGTTTTTTGCATATATTTTTTGTTGGCTTTGTTATGAGCATTATCATCGGAGCGCTCTATCAGCTAACCTCAGTCATCTTAGAAAAGCCATTTTTTACCGCAAAAGGTGCTATTTTAAATTTGGCTATTTTTTGTCTATCGTTGCTGGGCATGTGCTACGGGATGCTATTTGCTGAGGCTAAAATTTTACAAATTAGTGGAGTTTTGCTTTTTTGCTCGCTTGCTTTTTTTGCTACGACTTATGCATTAAGCTTTATGGATAATGAAAAAAAGAGCTTTGCGGCCTTTGCACTTTTTGTTTCAGCTATATTTTTGCTAATTGGAATAACGCTTGGTTTTTGCTTGCTTATGATACTTAGTGGCACGCTGATGCTTGATTTTGAGATGACGTTAAAATTTCACGTTTATTTTGTGCTGGGATTTGTATTTCTTGTGATACTTGGAGCTGCTAGTGTACTCTTGCCTATGTTTGCGCTAGCTCATGATCTAAAATTTACACTTAGTAAAGCCTCACTAGCATGCTATATTTTGGGTGGTATCTTACTAGTTTTTAATGAAAATTTGTCTGTTTTGTCAATATGTGTGGCGGCTTTACTTTTTATAGCTCAAGCGCTTTATATTTTAAAAAAACGCGTTAGAAAGGCGTATGATTACTGGAATGTAAATATCGTACTTTCGTTGGTGGCTTTGCTTGGTGCTGCTGTTTTTATAGCTTTGGATAAATTAAATTTAGCTGCATATTTTTTAATATATGGCTTTTTGTTTGCTTTTATCGTAGCTCATCTTTACAAGATCGCACCATTTCTCATATGGTATCACTACGTAGCTCCTTTTGTCGGAAAGGTAAAAGTGCCACTTCTTGATGCCATGATACTAAAAAAGATAGCTTATTTTGGTATAGCTTTTAATGCTATCTCGCTTCTTTGCTATCTTCTCTCAACTTGCTTTGAACTAGAAATTTTAGTGCAAGCTAGTATGATGTTTATAGCTCTTAGTATAGTTTTGCTATCGATAAATATAATAAATATTTTTAGATTTACTGGTTTTAAAGGATAAAAAATGAAAGAAAAAATTTATAACGCACTGTCAAATATCGTTGATCCAGAAGTTGGCTTTGATATCGTTTCGCTCGGACTTATATATGATGCGAGCTGCGATGAGAATGGCAAAGCAAAAGTTACTATGACGCTTTCAACCAAATCTTGCCCACTGCACGAAATGATACTTGGCTGGGTAGAAACTGCCGTGCTTGATATAGAAGGTGTCAAAGAGTGTGAGATCGATCTTGTCTGGGAGCCTGAGTGGAATATACAAATGGCAAGTGATTTTGTAAAAGCACAACTTGGAGTTTAAATTTTAAGTTTTTAGATTTGCTAGAGAGCAAAAGCTCTCTAGAAATTTTAAGGAGTTTGTTTTTTATTAGTCCATTTGATGGCGCATAAATGATGGCACATCAAGTTGTGACATATAGTCTTCGTCATATCCACCACTAACTTTTTTAAGTCTTAATATACGCTCTTTTTTTATGATATCGCTTGCATTAGAAGTTTGTATTTCATCTTTTTTTTCAGCTTCTTTTTGTGAGCTTTGAAAACCTGTTGCTATTATTGTAACTTCAACTTTATTGTCTTCTATTTTGTCATCAGTTGTTGTACCAAATATAATTTCAGCATCTTCATCCGCTGCCTCATGAATAATACTCATCGCATTATTGATATCAGCTAGTGGGCAACTAGGGCTTATTCTAAAATGAACTAAAATACCAAATGCACCATTTATTGTCATGTTATCAAGAAGTGGTGATTGTATAGCATTTTTTATAGCTTCTTGCGCTGCATCCTCGCCACTTGCTTCGCCAACACCCATTAAAGCTAGTCCTCTATGGCTCATAATCGTTCTAACATCTGCAAAGTCTAGATTTATGTCGCTTTTTCCTGAGTCAAGTACGATCGTACTCATACCATTGACGGCTCTTGCAAGTACTTCATCAACCATTTCAAAGCTTTCTTTTATGCCAGCATTTTTATCAATTAATGTTAGGAGTTTATCGTTTGGAATGACTACAATAGAATCGCTTTCTTTTCTAAGTTCTTCAAGGCCGCAATCAGCCAATTTTCTACGTTTTTTTCCTTCAAACATAAAAGGCATAGTAACAACTGCAACTGTTAGCGCACCAATGTCTTTTGCAGCTTGAGCAACTACTGGAGCTGCGCCTGTACCAGTTCCACCACCAAGTCCTGTACCAATGAAAACTATATCTGATGTCTCAAGTGCACTTTTTACTTCATCGTAGCTCTCTTCAGCAGCAGCTTTTCCTATTTCAGGTCTCATACCCGCACCTAGACCTTTTGTCGTCTTTTCTCCAAGCTGTATTTTTGTATGTGCAAGAGAATTTTCAAGAGCCTTAGCATCTGTATTAGCAACAATAAGATCTATATTTAAATTCGGATTAACTCTTATTATGTGGTTGACCATATTGCCACCACCTCCACCTACACCTACGACCTTTATCTTTGCACCATAGATGCTTTTATTTTCTTCTACTGTGAAGCTACTCATTTTTGAAATTCTCCTTAAAATAATTGTGTAATACTATACCAAAATTTTGCAAAAGCATTTGGCTTTTTTTCTTGTTTACTAATATCTGCAATATTGGCAAGCTCTTCTTTATTTTTTGTTTTATTTGCTGCCTCTAATTCAAAATCTTTATCAGAAAAACTATCCTCTTTTTCATTTGGATCCTGCACCTCTTGTCCAAAATTTTGTACATTATCTTCTTCTACAAAAACATTTCTAAAATTTGCTTTCGGTTTTGAGGCT of Campylobacter concisus contains these proteins:
- the purL gene encoding phosphoribosylformylglycinamidine synthase subunit PurL encodes the protein MDKTTVEAHKISDEEYEEILKILGREPNLLELGIFSAMWSEHCSYKSSKKYLNGFPTKAPWVIQGPGENAGVIDVGDGIAAVFKMESHNHPSFIEPFQGAATGVGGILRDVFTMGARVVANMNSLRFGEIRGDGELAKKHRYLLKGSVAGIGHYGNCMGIPTVGGETTFDPSFNGNILINAFALGLCKSDEIFYGKAEGVGNPVIYVGSKTGRDGLGGAVMASDSFNDENKSLRPTVQVGDPFAEKLLMEACLELFKKDYIIGIQDMGAAGLTSSSFEMAGRSGSGMKMYLDRVPMRETGMTPYELMLSESQERMLICAKKGFEQKVLEIFRKWDLDAEIIGEVTSSGVMQLYWHGELAGEIPIGPLSEAAPVLDRPVARPKYLDEIANLEIPNNVDNKTAFFKLLKEPEVLNKSFIYDQYDANIQTNTIKQPGHLGAASIRVKGTKKAVSMAAQCDPRANFVDPKIGAARAVAAAGRKVAMSGAVPLAITDCLNYGNPQNPEVMWQFKEGCEGIKEACRELNTPVVSGNVSLYNDTDGVSVYPTPAIVTVGVNEDANLNLKSTFLSEGRAIYLLGETSGEFAASLYAKALFDVVGGKLKEIDYKAERALWDLIIEANKEQILEFANSVGVGGLAITLAKMASISNIGVNCEVKFKEPNFIFDESFSRAVVGVKDEAKFEALAAKFGVKFEKIGVSGGRRFKLNDIDESVDEIREIYLNEFAKIVRKED
- a CDS encoding SDH family Clp fold serine proteinase, translating into MALKKSKVAEAENEQKETEQVEKRGVAKPPVLFSKTQNLIKSIEKRLNATLITYYNSNAGSVCGNDASAMYEILKGKKIDTAYLFIKSDGGSGIAALRIITTLRNYCKNLIALIPANCASAATMMALGANEIVMGPLAYLTPVDTSLKHELSPTNKGNELVSVSMDELSRVVKLWKEQDKDRPNDTNPYNSLYEYIHPLVFGAVDRASSLSLKICTELLRYHIEDDKKIAEISERLNGDYPAHEYPILFREAHEIGLHVKKMDDDLNEMLQELTLLYSEMGQRAFTDYDENSYHDNNIANIIETNGKQIYYQIDKDWFYRPEERRWNVMNDESSWRKNELVNGKIKNTIYHLW
- a CDS encoding TerB family tellurite resistance protein, yielding MSGILFLLILGGAIFLLLKVQLSNNRRKQANVNEAKFLVSLLAKVAKSDGRVGELEARLISQVLDDLSKKVSGVSGVREYLKDVYNSQKENVDNAYETARNYKRAFNLNYDTCVARLTFFLNLAYIDGEFNKSEQDVIRNIAYGFGIDKETLDEIIYKFDSFYGSRFEANPDEMVQEKDAFEVLGLSKNASLEEVKARYKELVRQYHPDILMGRGESKEVIERSTKKLQEINEAYGRLKEKFGV
- the purH gene encoding bifunctional phosphoribosylaminoimidazolecarboxamide formyltransferase/IMP cyclohydrolase encodes the protein MRALLSVSDKEGIVEFAKGLEELGWQILSTGGTYKLLKTEGVKATEVSEFTASPEMFEGRVKTLHPKIHGGILHKRDDATHVAQAKEYGIEGIDLVCVNLYPFKETTIRTDDFAEIIENIDIGGPAMVRSAAKNFKDVLIVTSVLDYDEILKRLKEKSDGYEFRRSLMIKAYEHTAAYDSMIANYMNDRFNGGFGDARFIVGSKVFNTRYGENPHQKGALYEFDYFFTNNFRALKGEASFNNMTDINGALMLATSFDDAPAVAIIKHANPCGFAVKDTLLESYEAALKCDPISAYGGVVAINGTLDEKLAKKINEIYVEVIIAANVDDAALKVFESKKRIKIFTQDNKFLVRSNDKFDFKHVDGGFVFQERDYVKDEELENMKQMSKKFATGGELKDAQIAWKVAALTKSNCVVYVKDGAMVAIGMGMTSRVDAARAAVAKAKELKIDLSGCVLASEAFFPFRDSIDIASKVGVKCVIEPGGSIRDDEVIEAADEHGMSLYFTGVRHFLH
- the msrB gene encoding peptide-methionine (R)-S-oxide reductase MsrB produces the protein MKKILKFILMAAVFFGLNLMAKDELIKEQTMAGQNLKEIYLAGGCFWGMQGYFKKIFGVVDTKVGYANGKSENTSYRELHESDHAETLYVKYDENRVALAEILAHFFRVIDPTSLNKQGNDVGRQYRSGIYYVSESDLPTIESFMKIEQKKFKDKIVVEVAPLKNFVLGEEYHQDYLDKNPFGYCHIDLGLADKPLYDEAKFKPLSKDELKKNLSSEQYAVTQEAATERPFSSEYDKFDQKGIYVDITSGKPLFSSADKFDAGCGWPSFTKPITTTALSYKEDNSFMMKRVEVKSQNSDAHLGHVFDDGPSNKGGLRYCINGASLKFIPLEDMARLGYEEFIPYVK
- a CDS encoding peptidase M50, which codes for MLLNTYAPPFKLVGGYFIAGIFFLVLSVVAFFYADFDAISSLNTAGFLHIFFVGFVMSIIIGALYQLTSVILEKPFFTAKGAILNLAIFCLSLLGMCYGMLFAEAKILQISGVLLFCSLAFFATTYALSFMDNEKKSFAAFALFVSAIFLLIGITLGFCLLMILSGTLMLDFEMTLKFHVYFVLGFVFLVILGAASVLLPMFALAHDLKFTLSKASLACYILGGILLVFNENLSVLSICVAALLFIAQALYILKKRVRKAYDYWNVNIVLSLVALLGAAVFIALDKLNLAAYFLIYGFLFAFIVAHLYKIAPFLIWYHYVAPFVGKVKVPLLDAMILKKIAYFGIAFNAISLLCYLLSTCFELEILVQASMMFIALSIVLLSINIINIFRFTGFKG
- a CDS encoding metal-sulfur cluster assembly factor, producing the protein MKEKIYNALSNIVDPEVGFDIVSLGLIYDASCDENGKAKVTMTLSTKSCPLHEMILGWVETAVLDIEGVKECEIDLVWEPEWNIQMASDFVKAQLGV
- the ftsZ gene encoding cell division protein FtsZ, whose translation is MSSFTVEENKSIYGAKIKVVGVGGGGGNMVNHIIRVNPNLNIDLIVANTDAKALENSLAHTKIQLGEKTTKGLGAGMRPEIGKAAAEESYDEVKSALETSDIVFIGTGLGGGTGTGAAPVVAQAAKDIGALTVAVVTMPFMFEGKKRRKLADCGLEELRKESDSIVVIPNDKLLTLIDKNAGIKESFEMVDEVLARAVNGMSTIVLDSGKSDINLDFADVRTIMSHRGLALMGVGEASGEDAAQEAIKNAIQSPLLDNMTINGAFGILVHFRISPSCPLADINNAMSIIHEAADEDAEIIFGTTTDDKIEDNKVEVTIIATGFQSSQKEAEKKDEIQTSNASDIIKKERILRLKKVSGGYDEDYMSQLDVPSFMRHQMD